In a genomic window of Zingiber officinale cultivar Zhangliang chromosome 9B, Zo_v1.1, whole genome shotgun sequence:
- the LOC122023195 gene encoding putative uncharacterized protein DDB_G0290521 encodes MGLGGGTGNVPFASSASRDAYQAAHRACAANDRLSRNVSSPSRRRARSPSEDSDSDDQSLSQRRRRRAPRTMPDSGPSSIPSPPHAAVFTPSPQVTPPPIPSHAVDPPTSSSNQAEPPLAHPSTSQHPHGYATSKHAHDDEAGPSERPSTVSTVVPPQGPSSAPSSTTTEPSAPPGSAAGPSGPPPLIYQNYCITLLSEEQLWSQTDVPTSSLKIKGRLATIWEESLRYMDSLPPPTQMDRFAELYIKILLNKMLRDRVAELELQLNDPAQASHALRAEIKTLTSRKNSLEVSPALTNHELEEL; translated from the exons ATGGGCCTTGGTGGGGGCACTGGCAACGTTCCCTTTGCCAGCTCTGCCTCTCGAGATGCTTACCAAGCAGCTCACCGAGCCTGTGCTGCAAATGACCGCTTGAGCCGGAATGTCTCAAGTCCTTCTAGACGCAGGGCTCGATCGCCCTCCGAGGACTCTGATTCTGACGATCAGTCGCTATCTCAGAGGCGTCGGCGACGAGCCCCTCGCACGATGCCCGACTCAGGCCCATCATCTATTCCTTCTCCTCCACATGCAGCTGTCTTTACTCCATCCCCTCAGGTGACTCCACCTCCAATCCCGAGCCATGCAGTTGATCCCCCTACTTCATCCAGTAATCAAGCCGAGCCCCCATTGGCTCATCCTTCCACCTCACAACACCCTCATGGCTATGCCACCTCAAAACACGCTCATGATGATGAAGCTGGCCCCTCGGAACGACCTTCCACTGTTTCGACTGTAGTACCTCCTCAGgggccttcttcagctccttctagTACAACCACCGAGCCTTCAGCTCCTCCCGGCTCAGCTGCGGGTCCCTCAGGACCCCCTCCGCTTATTTATCAGAATTATTGCATTACTCTTCTGTCTGAGGAGCAGTTATGGTCTCAGACAGATGTTCCCACCAGCTCCCTAAAGATAAAAGGTCGTCTGGCCACTATATGGGAAGAAAGCCTGCGGTATATGGATTCCTTGCCTCCCCCGACCCAGATGGACCGATTTGCAGAGTTATATATCAAG ATACTTCTT AATAAGATGTTGCGAGACCGTGTTGCCGAACTAGAATTGCAACTGAATGATCCTGCCCAGGCCAGCCATGCTTTGCGAGCGGAAATAAAAACTTTGACCAGCAGGAAGAATAGTCTAGAAGTGTCCCCAGCTCTAACCAACCACGAACTTGAAGAGCTCTAG